A stretch of the Lactuca sativa cultivar Salinas chromosome 9, Lsat_Salinas_v11, whole genome shotgun sequence genome encodes the following:
- the LOC111901779 gene encoding uncharacterized protein LOC111901779, whose protein sequence is MYFVVALDGNHEPLLLAIGLGTLECEESWRWFMMKLKEFLGEDTEVGFISNLCDKIDFVVHSVYPDSYHGYCPKDIARKIRYSVGHNDTEVEKLFWKSCNAYSVHDFYLCLERLQNACREPPFCTLLRSPIFWLDDIAISKWTRSFFPKVRYNVKSIDVPEMLKILSTSTREFSITTIIELINTSIQTTYVERAEVAERLSGGVTPYVEIKLQKRINTSYNWVEKCLYADTFEVNNNFCTNKVQFECRVCSCGKWQKSGIPCGHAIACLRTRTSESIHEMVDYKFSAAVYRVAFESESVNSVPSHVHWEIPNEWVVLLPP, encoded by the exons ATGTACTTCGTAGTGGCTTTGGATGGAAACCATGAACCTCTACTCTTAGCAATTGGCTTGGGGACCTTAGAGTGTGAAGAATCGtggagatggttcatgatgaAGTTAAAAGAGTTTTTAGGTGAGGATACagaggttggtttcataagcaaccTATGTGATAAAATAGACTTTGTTGTTCATAGTGTCTACCCAGATTCGtatcatggatattgtcctaaagatatagccagaaaaatacgatattCTGTCGGACATAATGATACTGAAgtcgaaaaattgttttggaagtcatgcaatgcGTATAGTGTTCATGATTTTTATTTGTGTCTAGAAAGGTTGCAAAATGCCTGTAGGGAACCACCTTTTTGCACCTTGCTTAGGAGTCCAATTTTCTGGCTTGACGATATAGCAATTTCAAAATGGACACGATCATTTTTCCCAAAAGtacgttacaatgttaaatcgattgaCGTCCCTGAAATGTTGAAAATTCTATCCACATCCACACGAGAGTTTTCTATAACAACGATAATTGAGTTAATCAATACGTCGATACAAACAACGTATGTTGAACGGGCTGAAGTAGCAG AGAGATTGTCTGGTGGGGTGACCCCTTATGTTGAGATTAAGCTTCAAAAGCGGATAAACACATCTTATAATTGGGTGGAAAAATGTTTGTATGCGGATACATTTGAAGTCAATAACAATTTTTGCACCAACAAAGTACAATTTGAATGTAGGGTATGTAGTTGTGGGAAATGGCAAAAAAGCGGTATACCATGTGGCCACGCTATAGCATGTCTAAGAACCCGTACGTCAGAATCCATTCACGAAATGGTTGATTATAAGTTTTCTGCTGCCGTGTACCGTGTTGCATTTGAATCTGAGTCGGTGAATTCTGTACCATCACATGTGCACTGGGAAATTCCAAATGAATGGGTGGTCCTGTTACCTCCCTAA